In one Mustela lutreola isolate mMusLut2 chromosome 8, mMusLut2.pri, whole genome shotgun sequence genomic region, the following are encoded:
- the LOC131838231 gene encoding putative olfactory receptor 2I1 has translation MSSGMAVRRGECGEHVRALTAAAGGRVRVVTTATVRRQLCEPEPVLTDRNPADTAHRENRFPCLLSSERLTNIPAARLRSLQNPEGGFRGQLQPPATCDRPKTPLPEGKLTLAQPPSKPSGSFLPQANHSTGERFLLLGFSDWPALQPGLFALVLLCYLLTLAGNSTLVLLAVRDPRLHTPMYYFLGHLALVDAGFTTSVAPALLASLCGAELWLPRAGCLAQLCASLALGSVEGLLLAVMALDRAAAVVHPLRHAELASPRRCRALACASWLGGLANSAAQSALLAARPLCAPRRLDHFICELPALLQLACGGDRDATERRMFAARVVILLLPSAVILASYGAVARAICGMRSRGGRSKALGTCGSHLTAVCLFYGSAIYTYLQPTRRYDQGRGKFVSLFYTVVTPALNPLIYTLRNKHVKGAARKLLRSVGGGQAGR, from the exons ATGAGTTCTGGGATGGCCGTGCGGAGGGGCGAGTGCGGGGAACACGTCCGTGCGCTCACAGCTGCTGCAGGAGGGCGTGTGCGTGTTGTGACCACAGCGACAGTGCGGCGACAGCTGTGCGAGCCGGAGCCCGTGCTCACGGACCGCAATCCGGCAGACACCGCACA CAGGGAGAATCgcttcccctgcctcctctccagtgAGCGGCTCACCAACATCCCCGCTGCACGGCTCCGGAGCCTTCAGAATCCGGAAGGCGGTTTCCGCGGCCAGCTGCAGCCACCGGCGACCTGTGACCGGCCCAAGACGCCG CTCCCTGAGGGTAAACTCACCCTGGCTCAGCCTCCTTCCAAACCCTCTGGGAGTTTCCTCCCGCAGGCCAACCACAGCACCGGGGAGCGCTTCCTCCTGCTGGGTTTCTCCGACTGGCCCGCGCTGCAGCCCGGCCTCTTCGCCCTCGTCCTGCTCTGCTACCTCCTGACCCTGGCGGGCAACTCGACCCTCGTGCTGCTGGCCGTGCGCGACCCGCGCCTGCACACACCCATGTACTACTTCCTGGGCCACCTGGCGCTGGTGGACGCGGGCTTCACGACGAGCGTGGCGCCCGCGCTGCTGGCCAGCCTGTGCGGCGCGGAGCTGTGGCTGCCCCGCGCGGGCTGCCTGGCCCAGCTGTGCGCGTCGCTGGCGCTGGGCTCCGTGGAGGGCCTGCTGCTGGCGGTGATGGCGCTGGACCGCGCGGCCGCCGTCGTGCACCCGCTGCGCCACGCCGAGCTCGCCTCCCCGCGCCGGTGCCGCGCGCTGGCCTGCGCCTCCTGGCTGGGCGGCCTGGCCAACTCCGCCGCGCAGAGCGCGCTCCTGGCCGCACGGCCGCTGTGCGCGCCCCGCCGGCTGGACCACTTCATCTGCGAGCTCCCCGCGCTGCTGCAGCTGGCCTGTGGCGGTGACCGCGACGCCACCGAGCGCCGGATGTTCGCTGCGCGCGTGGTCATCCTGCTGCTGCCGTCCGCCGTCATCCTGGCCTCGTACGGCGCCGTGGCCCGCGCCATCTGCGGCATGCGCTCCCGGGGCGGCCGCAGCAAAGCGCTGGGCACGTGCGGGTCCCACCTGACCGCCGTCTGCCTCTTCTACGGCTCGGCCATCTACACCTACCTACAGCCCACGCGCCGCTACGACCAGGGCCGGGGCAAGTTCGTTTCGCTCTTCTACACCGTGGTCACCCCGGCGCTCAACCCGCTCATCTACACCCTCAGGAACAAGCACGTGAAGGGGGCCGCCAGGAAGCTCCTGCgcagtgtggggggagggcaggctgggCGGTGa
- the LOC131838025 gene encoding ubiquitin D-like codes for MASGTSCLHVTVSSEGRTSMTFAANSDDTVRKIKEHVRAKTKIPVQDQVLLLGSKMLKPQRRLSSYGIDKETTIHLTLKVVTPSDEELPVTLVQSCDGGQRHLLQVRRSSSVAQVKQMVETKTAITPEQQIVTCNGKRLEDGKSMADYGVRRGASLWLADYCIGG; via the exons ATGGCATCTGGTACTTCCTGCCTCCAT GTGACGGTCTCTTCTGAGGGAAGGACATCCATGACCTTCGCTGCTAACTCGGATGACACAGTGAGGAAGATCAAAGAACACGTCCGGGCGAAGACCAAGATTCCTGTGCAGGACCAGGTCCTGTTGCTGGGCTCCAAGATGCTGAAGCCCCAGAGGAGGCTGTCGTCTTACGGCATTGACAAGGAGACGACCATCCACCTCACTCTGAAGGTGGTGACGCCCAGTGATGAGGAGCTGCCCGTGACTCTGGTGCAGTCCTGTGATGGGGGGCAGAGGCACCTCCTCCAGGTGCGAAGGTCCAGCTCAGTGGCCCAGGTGAAACAGATGGTCGAGACCAAGACCGCGATCACGCCTGAGCAACAGATTGTGACTTGCAATGGCAAGAGGCTGGAAGACGGGAAGAGCATGGCGGATTACGGCGTCAGACGGGGCGCTTCACTCTGGCTGGCAGACTACTGCATTGGGGGGTGA